From a single Clostridia bacterium genomic region:
- a CDS encoding cyclic-di-AMP receptor, protein MKLIFAIVHDEDAGRVTDTLNSAEFSVTKLCSTGGFLRAGNTTLLIGVEDNLVDSVLEIIERNSNKRTECLRYPIPSGSLYIPSSKEVEVGGATIFVTSVERFEKV, encoded by the coding sequence CGAGGATGCAGGACGAGTCACAGATACTCTCAATTCAGCAGAATTCAGTGTAACTAAGCTATGTTCAACCGGTGGCTTCCTTAGAGCAGGTAATACGACACTTTTAATTGGTGTGGAAGATAATCTAGTGGATTCAGTACTCGAGATTATTGAAAGAAATTCCAATAAAAGAACGGAATGCCTACGGTATCCCATTCCATCAGGCAGCCTCTATATCCCCTCTTCAAAGGAAGTAGAGGTTGGTGGAGCCACAATTTTTGTAACCAGTGTTGAAAGATTTGAAAAAGTATAA